Proteins encoded together in one Quercus lobata isolate SW786 chromosome 3, ValleyOak3.0 Primary Assembly, whole genome shotgun sequence window:
- the LOC115981014 gene encoding uncharacterized protein LOC115981014 has product MKLKDLKVKNYLFQVIDRTILDTILKKATAKDIWDSMKKKFEGNARVKRSHLQALRREFETLEMRTGEKVTKYFSRVMTVANKMRIYGEDMQDVKVVEKILRSLTEKFNYVVCSIEESKDIDALTIDELQSSIIVHEQKFQR; this is encoded by the coding sequence ATGAAGCTGAAGGATCTGAAAGTGAAGAACTATCTCTTCCAGGTGATCGACCGAACCATTCTTGACACCATTCTCAAGAAGGCTACTGCCAAAGATATATGGGACTCCATGAAGAAAAAATTCGAAGGAAATGCAAGGGTCAAGAGGTCTCATCTTCAAGCTCTCCGCAGAGAATTTGAAACTCTTGAGATGAGGACCGGTGAAAAAGTAACAAAGTACTTCTCTAGGGTTATGACAGTGGCCAACAAAATGCGAATTTATGGAGAAGATATGCAGGATGTTAAAGTGGTGGAGAAAATTCTACGCTCTTTAACTGAGAAGTTCAACTATGTTGTATGTTCTATTGAGGAGTCAAAGGACATTGATGCCCTTACTATTGATGAGTTACAAAGCTCAATAATAGTGCATGAACAGAAGTTTCAGAGATGA
- the LOC115982753 gene encoding uncharacterized protein LOC115982753: protein MTLLGPPGLYNKTRNQPQPKPIASDPFMDLMVKNFNNTVNYKPKKGYTENNSATFLSSGNPCLDFFFHVVPDTPAESLIQRLKLAWTHNPLTTLKLIYNLRGIRGTGKSDKEGFYTAAFWLHKDHPKTLACNIGSLSDFGYMKDLPEILYRLLEGSDVRKNQREEWKHRKTGKRSSRSLSKGMRLRPGSSKKHSNKRKRARVVKEIRILNEMERAWIEKEKASEARHSKYADMAKKVLKKYKNDSDFKFLYDRVSEFFAECLKADMAFLKAEEFTKISLAAKWCPSLDSSFDRSTLLCESIARRIFPRESYIEYQGVEEAHYAYRVRDRLRKQVLVPLRKILELPEVYIGANRWDGIKYNRVASLAMKFYREKFLKYDKDRFEKYLEDVKAGKSTIAAGALLPHEIIKSLNDNDGGQVAELQWKRMVDDLLKKGKLKNCLAICDVSGSMEGVPMEVSVALGVLVSELSEEPWKGKLITFSKNPKLYLVPGNDLVSKTSFVRRMEWGMNTDFQKVFDLILEVAVNGKLKEDQMVKRLFVFSDMEFDKASRNNWETDYEAIQRKFRKKGYGSAIPEIVFWNLRDSSATPVPGTQNGVALVSGYSKNLMKLFLDNDGAMNPELIMEAAISGEEYQKLVVLD from the coding sequence ATGACTCTTCTTGGTCCCCCCGGACTCTACAACAAAACCCGAAACCAACCCCAACCTAAACCCATAGCCAGCGATCCTTTCATGGACCTCATGGTTAAGAACTTCAACAACACCGTTAACTATAAACCCAAAAAAGGCTACACAGAGAACAACTCTGCAACTTTTCTCTCAAGCGGTAACCCATGCCTTGATTTCTTCTTCCATGTTGTACCTGATACCCCAGCAGAATCTTTGATTCAAAGGCTCAAATTGGCTTGGACCCACAACCCCTTGACCACACTCAAACTCATCTATAATCTCCGAGGAATACGTGGTACAGGAAAGTCTGATAAAGAAGGGTTTTACACGGCGGCGTTTTGGCTACACAAAGACCACCCTAAGACATTGGCATGTAATATTGGGTCTCTTTCCGATTTTGGTTACATGAAAGACTTGCCTGAGATTTTGTATAGGCTTTTGGAAGGTTCTGATGTGAGAAAGAATCAAAGAGAAGAGTGGAAACACAGAAAAACTGGGAAAAGGAGTAGTAGAAGTTTAAGTAAAGGAATGCGTTTGAGGCCTGGAAGTAGTAAAAAACATTcgaataaaagaaagagagcccGTGTGGTGAAAGAGATTAGGATCTTGAATGAGATGGAGAGGGCTTggattgaaaaggaaaaagcaaGTGAAGCGAGGCATTCCAAATATGCAGATATGGCCAAGAAAGTTcttaaaaaatacaagaatgACTCGGATTTTAAGTTCTTATATGACCGCGTTTCGGAGTTTTTTGCTGAGTGTTTGAAGGCTGACATGGCATTCTTAAAGGCTGAAGAGTTTACGAAGATTAGTTTAGCAGCGAAGTGGTGTCCTTCGCTTGATTCTTCATTTGATAGGTCGACTTTGCTTTGCGAAAGCATTGCAAGGAGGATTTTTCCTCGCGAGTCTTATATCGAATACCAAGGTGTGGAAGAGGCTCATTATGCGTATAGAGTTcgagataggttgagaaagcAAGTGTTAGTGCCTTTAAGGAAGATTTTGGAGTTGCCTGAGGTTTATATTGGTGCAAATAGGTGGGATGGAATAAAGTACAATAGGGTGGCTTCATTGGCGATGAAGTTTTATAGAGAGAAGTTCTTGAAGTATGATAAAGATCGATTTGAGAAATATTTGGAAGATGTGAAGGCTGGGAAATCAACAATCGCAGCCGGGGCATTACTTCCACATGAGATCATAAAGTCTTTGAATGACAACGATGGTGGGCAAGTGGCAGAGCTACAATGGAAGAGAATGGTGGATGATTTGTTAAAGAAGGGTAAGTTGAAGAATTGCCTTGCCATTTGTGATGTCTCTGGAAGTATGGAAGGTGTGCCTATGGAAGTTTCTGTTGCATTGGGAGTGTTGGTTTCGGAACTTAGTGAAGAGCCATGGAAAGGGAAGCTTATTACGTTTAGTAAAAACCCTAAGCTTTATTTGGTTCCAGGCAATGATCTTGTATCGAAGACGAGTTTCGTGAGGAGAATGGAGTGGGGAATGAACACAGATTTTCAGAAGGTGTTTGACCTTATTTTGGAAGTGGCTGTGAATGGGAAGTTGAAAGAGGATCAGATGGTAAAGAGGTTGTTTGTGTTTAGTGACATGGAGTTCGATAAAGCTTCGCGGAATAATTGGGAGACTGATTATGAAGCTATACAGAGGAAGTTTAGGAAGAAAGGGTACGGGTCTGCGATACCGGAGATTGTGTTTTGGAACTTGAGGGATTCGAGTGCCACACCAGTACCAGGGACGCAGAATGGGGTAGCATTGGTGAGTGGGTATTCAAAGAATTTGATGAAGTTGTTTTTGGATAATGATGGGGCTATGAACCCAGAGCTTATCATGGAAGCTGCTATCTCTGGAGAAGAGTATCAGAAACTTGTTGTGCTGGATTGA